TCTTTGTGAATATGTTCTGACAACACCCCATCCTGGATCCTGTTAGTCAGAGGAATAAGCGCATCCATCATTCAAATGCATCCCTAGCAATAGTTAGAAGAGTTAGCTCGTATCAAAGTGATTTACATGCTATTATTTCATCATTTCGGTTGTGAAATGTCAGATTCTCATTGCCAGTGTGCAGCGTCTGTTCTGTACCACTAGGGGGCGGAGATCCTAATAAAGGGTTCCTTCCTCGGcgcctcctccttcctcaggACGGTCACGCTGTCAGCGGTTGCCCGGCTCCCGAGCTCTGACACGAAAAGCCTAGTAAAATGAAGATCTGGGCGTCAGAGCACATTTTCAAGTGAGTTGTTCATTTTCCTAGACGACATTTTAACAAACGCTTTAAGCAGCGATTGTATTTTCCGGGTTTCCCTGTTCCCGACGAGACTGTCCGCTGTACCGCTTTTAGCTAGCTGCTCCGAAGTTAAGGAACGCTAACTTTACGCTAACGACGTAGACCGAGTTACCTAACCTTCATACGTCTGAGTTCACACTGCCTTGACCGGAGGCACAGAATTATTGTTTAGAACATTTCAACACAGTCCTATATTTGTCTTTATTAGTATACGTAAGGTATTTAGGTGTTATTTTATTCTAACGGTCTGTTGTTAGCACAGAAGCTAGTCGTGGACGACCGATGCGGTAACGTTACTTTCTTAGATTACGCTCTTTTTTATCTTAAATTTATAGCCTTAACGAGTTTTCTTTTTCGTCAGATGGCgtgttatttcttttattttcttgctttgacggactaataataataggaaAAAAATCGTCCGGTGACTTTTGGCATCGCGGCGACCGTAAACATTACATAACGGTCTGATTGTCAGATGAGACGCAGTGATTAAATTCACATGCAGTCATTTCGCCCCTGCTTTAATTTTGTTCATTGTTCTGACACAGTTTAAATGCAAGTATATTCCTGGAAGAATGGCAGATAACTATTAGTCCTTTTCCCAGTAAGTTCTAGAGAAATCCATGATGCTGGTATTTGTAACAtctgcctccacctccattCTCTGCTGCACAGTTTTAAAATATCAGTTCTAACACGGATGAATTCTTGTTATTCAACTAGGAGTTTAAAGTGTTATATCAGCAGCAGTCAGTGCTGGAGAAGCTCttgaaggaggagagaaaagcagcAAGAATATTGCATGTTTAGAAATTTGCTGGCTGTAAGGTCTCAAATGTCTAAAACAGTCACCCCTGGGAGACGGTGATCAAGGCAGCAATGCAGAAGTACCCCAACCCCATGAACCCCGGTGTGTTTGGCGTGGATGTCCTGGACAGAAGCGTGGACACGCAGGGACGGTTGCACAGCACCAGGCTGCTCAGCACCGAGTGGGGTCTCCCCTCCATGGCTAAAACTGTAAGTGGCACGATGTAACTAGAATTGGATTGGGGTTCTAAGgatgctttgtttgtttgtctgcagctGCATCACACTTGTGACCCCTTTTTTGCAGATCGCTGGGATATCAAAAACGTGCACTTATGTTCAGGAGCATTCTGTGGTTGATCCTCAAGAGAAAACCTTTGAGCTCAAGTCTACAAATGTAAGTAGTGTCCCACAAGCATCCTAGCGCTcgcacaaacagcagcaacatcgcTACAGTGTTGACTTGTTTATGTGTATTTATGAGGAAAATGACTCACTCTAGCAGCTATTCACTTGTGAATAATTTAACTGTATGGTTCCGTCCAGATTTCTTTCACAAACATGGTGTCAGTGGACGAGAAGCTGACGTACAAACCGCATCCGCAGGATCCTGAAAAGTAGGGCACTTTTTGTTTCATTATGATGCCGTTTGCATTTCAGTATGTTGCCGGGATGAACGAAGAGATTGAACGTAATCTCGTGACATTTGTGTGCCTTCAGGACAGTGCTGACTCAGGAGGCCCTCATCAGTGTGAAGGGGGTCAGTCTTAGCAGCTACCTGGAGGGCCTGATGGCAAAAACCATCTCTGGCAACGCCAACAAGGTACTGCAAATCCCTGCGTGACTGGCTGGGATTAGGTGGCCCAACGGGAGCGGCCCCAGAAACACCCAGAACTGTCCCTTTACAGCGGTCTAAAATGCTCCCCTTCTGTGTGTCTCAGGGTCGGGAGGCCATGGAATGGGTCATCAGACGATTGAACACAGAAATCGAAGAGTTGGCAGCAACAGCGCGTGGAACTATGCGCGTTCCCATGGCAGCAGCCGTTGCAGACAAATGATGGTGTCCTGAACCAGTGGACCTCTCGGACATTTCCTCACACCTCGCGTGTCAGCGGAGCCTGACCACCACAGTCTCGTCCTCCGGCGCCTCCCCCGTCTTTGTGTGAATGTTGCTGGAGCTGTCCCCCGCGTCCACCCTCAACGGTCGACGCCAACCAGGGAGAACTGAGCGGGTGGCGgtttaaaagaaacaacaaccCAACGGGACCGTCGCACGCGAAGCTCATGAGACTCTTGAAGTCACACGGTGCCTCCATGTCGTCTCACCTTTTTCCTCCATTctgtcttttctcctcttttgttgACGCTGATGCTGTTAATGGCCAAATGAAGCCACATCCCACTAATCTTTGTGGACTGACTGGCCTTGTTTTGTACCCTAGGACTGACCAGATCTCAAAGCTCCTGGCACTTACTCTCCACTGACTAATAGAGGATTGTTTCAGGTCGATGTTGAAATAATTCAGATAATACTATTAGTACTAATACTATTTACTGTTTTCCTCTGAGTATTCTGGTATGTTCTGGGTAGAAATGAGTCCATTATGTTTAAATCTGTGCTAATTTTAATCTCCTGCTGAAGATGTGCCGCCTAGTTAATGTTACACTTTAAGAATGTTCAAACTTGAATGTCTAACTTATTTTCAACTTGTGCGTTGTGGTTTTTAAATAAGAAAGTGTCCGAGCAGTGAGCAACAtattgtgattcacctgtggcaggaggagctgggctgAACACCGAGGGTGCCAACTAACCCCAGCGGAatttaatgttaatatttatttaacatgtAGGGTTCATGTTTCTTCCATACCTCACAGCACGCTGCTGCAGTTTAGGCCTTTGTTCGTTTCCCGTGTTTGATTTTACATTGTTGATGTAAAAGCAACACGACgttcctgtttgtcttttccaTTTTACTATCGGATTAAATCTATCGCAAAAAACGTTTACAAGAAGGAACTGATGCATCAGCCAAATCACTCTTCTCAGTActtcctgtccttttttttcttctgtgggGAACATGAGGTACAACTGTGGCTGTAAATAAAGGCCCATTTCTGTCGTGGTGGTGTTACATTCCAAGAATGTGAACGTGTGTCAGAAAATAAAGAGCTCACACTgaaatgtttcaaaataaagagGTGTCATTGTTTCATGAACATGCTGcctaagattttttttttttgttaaggCACATATTCACTGTTGCTTAAACACATGAAAGATATTAAAGGCTGGGGCATAAATTCTTGtgatttaaattttattttgtcttgttGCTACAACCTGGTGATGGTTCACCTTCCCCTCCACCCCAAAAACAGTGCCTCTTGGTGGAACCAACAAGTTTAGTTATTGAAAATCATTTGTGATTAAACtgttaaatgtctttattaCCAAAATATGTTTGAATGTGTGAAACAACGTATGAGGATAAGAGCAAATGTGAGTTTCCCCTGCATCCGCACGCATTTAACTACCCAAAACATGAAAACCAGTTCAGATTGACTCCAGATTTAATCAGTTGAATCTTCTGTGAGTGAGATCTGTGCATCTGTAGAGATGGTTATGAACCCCTGTTAGGAACACAGACAAACATCAGCCCGATGACGGCATCTTCCCGGGTTTAAGTCAGGCCTGAACGTTCCGGACGGTTGAGACtcaccatctccacctccagagTTGTGTTGGTCAGCTCTGCGTGCTTTAGTCTGGGCAGCTCAACACCCTTTCCCAGTCGCTCTGAAACCGATATTATAATATTTAAGATCATATTTGAGTCATCAGAACTTGGCACGAACAGGTAGAACAGTTGGAGCTTACGGTTGAGTTTGGTAATGGCTAGTTTCGCTCCCACTCTCGCCAGATTTTCAAGCGCTGCTGTCTGCAAATATGTTCTTTACATCTctattttctgctgtttgtttgttaattAGTTTTCCGCGCAAGTGTTGTTTACCTCGAAACCTCCGATTTCAGTCGCCTCCAGTGTCACTGTGAGGCTGTGGGAAAGAAAGCAGCCTCCTTATTTTCAGTGGGTGAACTGAGGGTTTCATAAACACAGCGGTGCTCACTTTTTCATTTCCGCTGAGCCCTTCAGCCTCCCGCCAGCCGTCCACACTTTACCACTGAACTTTGAGTCCTGAAAGGGAAAATTATGCAGGGGGGCGGAAACAGGAAAATAGATGTTGTTCTGGTCTAATTAGAAATATCATTTAAACGACGAAAACATAAGCAGTAAATATCTGTCAAGTCATGGTGGGTACAAACCATTAAACTGCTTTGAAATTTGTACAAAAAATAAGGTAAATGATTAAAAGTAAACCACTCACTGTGTTGAGAGTGAACAGGGGAATCTGGGCACCAGTTGGCTGAATTGCATAAGCCTTCACGGCCCCCTGAAGGTCCAGTGTGACCAACCCGGGCTGGAATGAGACCACTGGAACCTCTCTGGCATAAAGCTGCAGGTTCATCAGCAGACCTGGATACATCTTAggaagctgcagaaacagggaGGCTTCTGCTCGGTTAAAACGTCGCATTTTAGATGATTCTGCTGCACCGTCTGTCAGAAAAGTCACGCCACtcgtgaaaaacaaacaaagtctAATCAATTTTACACTTCCACAAAAGTCTAAAAACACATGGTTATCTATTGCCACGGTTCCCTTTCTGAATATTAAACATGCACCTTGCGGCCGTGATATTAAACAACACGACCGCCCGGCTGGgaacagcagcttctcctgtGGTTCCTCATTTGAAGGCATTTATGTGGCCGGTTTTGAAACAGCTAAACTCACCTGAGGAATGAACGCTCCAAATGAACTGGTGTTTAGGTGCACGGGGGAGTAAGAAGGTATCTGAGATGAGAGATAGCACCTGTTAGCTAGAACCAATCTGAGGTGTTGAAAAATCTGCCTGTTTTGGGACTGAAAAGCGTCATTGGACAGCCTCTTCTCACCATGCTGTCATTAAGGAGGATCTGAAGCAGCCCTGCTGAGTAATATGCATATGAGGCAGAGTTCAGGGTGAATTCAGATACCCCCAGTGTTAACATGGAGTCTGGCTGCTCGGCCAGACTGAAAGGCTGGGGTTCAGACGGAGGTTCTGCGTGGGTTTTGATACTGTAGATCACcccctttaaaaagaaaaggcgaTAATCAAATAATTGACGCTATTACCACAGCATTGATGCATTTAGAGTCCTGCAGAAATCCAAAAGCACAGGGGAGCAGAACCATCTGGACTGTACCACTGCTGAAGATTGACTTCTACACTTTTGCTTAATGCAGATTGTATTATTGTTAAGGGTATTAAATGAGTTTAAATTCCACGTTATTGTTCCTTTGCGTGTTTGCCTACCTTAAGACCCACATTCAGACTTGAAACATCAATGACGGGATCATCGGTGAGACCGAGGTCAAGAGTCAAGTCTTTGTTCACATCAATGGAAACTGAAATAGAAAGATTTTTATCCTATTTGTATAATCATGTCATCTCATGTCCACGCCACTTCGAGTTGGGTTCATTTTGTTGCACAACAGccgtttaattaaaaaaaaaaaaagagattgtgTAATACCTCCGAAGACCTGTAGGCGGTAGTCCAACATTATAATGGATTCCTTCAACTGTGGGCAGATCTGAGGCGTAACCAAAGATGTGAATATCGGCAATGGTTGCCACATCGAATCTGTGCACCATGTTTAATATAGGCATTGTTCATTGCAGAGATTAAATAACCATGATTTGCAATCATGTCACACAATTCAGGGAAAACCCACTTTGTCCTCTATTTCTCCTCTGACGCGGTCCCTGTATTTGCTCACAAAAGGCTGGAAAATCCAACTATCGGATAGAAAAAGCAGAGTTTATATGCCACCTCAGCGTCCCTCTCATGCCACTGTTTCTATCATACCTGGCGCCACCGCGGAACTGCATGTCCACGCCTCCGACGTGAGCCTCGCAGTTGACACTGGTGACAAATGGATGACCGCCAACTCCTCTGCCCAGCTGCACGGCAAAGGTCACATCCGTGTCGAAAACAATCATCTGGAAGGTTCCACCATCCTGTCTGAAATGCACAGACAAGCACACGATGGGGTTCAAGTCATCCAACATACAAATCAAGGACCTTGAAATCCTTTCAAGGTCCTTTCAGGTTTAATGAAAATGGCCTGATTTGTGGAAGACAAACActaaattaaaaatcaataatGTGTAAGAATTTAGAGGTTTTATGGTATGAGATTTTGGAATACTCACATTAAGCCAAATCTTGTTATCCACCCACCAGTCAGTGTAACGCTGACATCCGAGACAGATGTATCCAATCCTCTCCCTGGATAGAACTCCACAGAAGGTTCTGGAAATTCCACATTTTCTATGGTGATGCTGCACATGAGGAAAGCAAAGGCAGGTGTAAACAGCTCTCCACtctctttgggggggggggatttggaaCCACAGTTTAACTCTCTTACCCCATCAGCGTGTAGTGTAAGTTATCAAATAAGATGTAGATTTCACCGCTGATGTCTGGGATAGAGACATCCTTCAGCTTATCTGTCATCCACTGTGCACCCACGTACGCACCTGGCAGGAGACCGTGCTACATGTTAGAAAATATAGTCCAGATTGGTGGATCCGGCAGATCCTGTCGGGCTGCTGCCTTACCATAGTGGAGAGCTTTATCGGTCAGAGAGACGTGAACGGCCGGAGTTTCACCAGAGGTCGGCGTTATCAGCACAATTACAGCCAAGAATAGACGCATGTTGTGGCTGACCAATGTCTCCTGAAATATCCCCGTTTATTCAGTATTCGACAAACCATTAGAGACGTGGCCTACCTGACCTGGGGCAGCGACATGAGCTCCTCTCCACCGCACTTCTGCAGCTTGTGTCTACGGAGAAGTGAAACTGGGGGCGAACCTGCTGCACCTTTTTGTGAAGATCAGGAAACTGTGGTTGATTTTAAATGAGCTCCAGTGTGCGTCGTCCATTCTGTCCGTTTATAAACAACGAACGCCATGTGGTTTATGAGAAATGTTGGGTTAAATGTTCAGCTCAGTCTGTCTATGAATAACATCTGCCTCTTTaggtattatttattttttaaaaagcccctTTTTACTATAAGGGAAGTGaaaaatgttaataatgttTCTGTCATGTGTGCAGGCACTCGATGGATGATTTCATTTCTATAGCTCTCATTTCTTTTCTGAAATGGAACCGATGATATCCCAGAGCTTTGGACCGTGATTACAGAGCTTTTACACTTTCTACAGTCTGCTTTTCCCTTCTAGATGGTgagttattttctttatttcctctcaTGGGAGCACTGAAGTCGAAACCAGCAGGTTGCCCCGACACCACCGCCGTGACCTTCGGAAAAGAGAAGTTtgcttttcaaagaggaagcGTGCGAGGACGGCACATTGAGATAACATTAGAATCACCAGCCATAAAATATTGGATTTATTTGTCTCTTAATTCAACAGATACTCTTTGTCTCACACACCATGATTAGTTCCATTAAATTACACATAACAGGTTCAAATAGCAAGAGAATATTATCAGACAGACATTTTCATAGAACAGTTAGGGTCCACCTGCTTGCACTTTGTATTCACGTCGTCCAAGTGACACTTGCAACACCGACGAAACGAAGGAGACTGAGGATTACCACAGAGggtggaaaacaaaacacaaaaaacaagtCCAGAAAAATAAGAGTTCTGTTCAAACGATTGCACATAAGTATATTGTCGCCTATTATAGCCAGGCAGCACCGTCCCAGCTGgtctggtcttttttttttctctccagtgGGGTTTATGACATATCTATTAATAACATATTCACTGCATTGTTTTATCACACATTTCATTCCCCAGATAcagacacgtgcacactcacatTTAGAATCACGAGCTGGACGTTTTTCGCCTGGTCTTTGACAACTTTTGTGTGAAAGCTGTTTCCCGCAGGCGCGCTTATTTCGTTGATAAGCCGCCAGGTTCGCGCGGCGGCCGCCTTCCTTTTGTCCTCTTCATTAAACATGTGGTTGAACGAGTCGACTACTTTACACTATGAGCTCAGAGTTTATCATTGCACATTATCACGAAGGCAAAATAAAAAGATGTACatttcacacatacacacacacacacaaaaaaatcccCATCATGAGCTTTTTATGTCACCATGATGTTTGGATAAGGTCTGCGTCAGGACAACGACCCCGGCGCCTTTGTGCAAAGGTCATCTCAGTCCGGGATGTTGTCCCTGAACGCCTCTATGAGCCCTTCAATGGAGTGGATGAAGCCCGATACGGCACAAATGCCCCCGATAACAAAAATAGCGACGTCAAAGAAGACGTGGTGCCACAGGAGGTTCCTCCACTGGAGTTTCAGGTGGAAGAGGCTCGGCAAGAGGAAGCACAGGCCGGCGCCGGTGAGGCTCCCAGTTAGACCCATGAGGAGGGCAAAATGGGGTACAAAGACAGCCATGAGCATGGTGAAAACTACCAGGGCAATCCTGAGGCCCAGGCCCCACGATTTCAACTTCCCACCCGGGCCGTAGCAGTCAGGGAAGAGCGCCCTTCCACCGTCCTGGAAAAAGGACTTCTCCAGGACCTCAACTGCAGCAAAGAATGGCAGCGGATAGGATAGCAGCGCCTTGGCGACGAGGAAGATGTTGACCACAGCTCGGATGGTTGAAGGCAGGTTGTCCGTGATGACCTCTTTGGTGGTGTCTGCCCAAGTCAAGTAGGCCACCAGGGCGAAGAGGCCCTTGAGGACGCAGGCGGCGATGTGGCTCCACTCCAGCATGCAGTGGAACTCGCTGGGCTTCTGCATGTTTCCCTCCAGCGAGGGCAGGAAGATCTGAGAGGTGTAGCTGAACACGATGATGCCGATCGAAATGGGAAACTTCTTCACGTCGATGTAAAACTTGACCTTCTCCCAGGCCCACTCTCGAGCCCTGGACAGGCAGTAGGCAATCACCATCACGTTGATGATGAAGTGCGCCACGGTGCAGAGCAAACTGAACTTGGACACGGACTTCAGGTTCGTGAGGAAGGCGCACGGCAGGAGCGCGATGGTGGCCACCACAGACCAGGCTTTCTGCGAAACAGGAAACCCCGGGAAGCTGTTGTACATGAGGTTGCCGCTGACCACGACATAGAGGATGCACGTCATGACCAGCTCGAT
This genomic window from Takifugu rubripes chromosome 3, fTakRub1.2, whole genome shotgun sequence contains:
- the LOC101062721 gene encoding PRELI domain containing protein 3B — protein: MKIWASEHIFNHPWETVIKAAMQKYPNPMNPGVFGVDVLDRSVDTQGRLHSTRLLSTEWGLPSMAKTIAGISKTCTYVQEHSVVDPQEKTFELKSTNISFTNMVSVDEKLTYKPHPQDPEKTVLTQEALISVKGVSLSSYLEGLMAKTISGNANKGREAMEWVIRRLNTEIEELAATARGTMRVPMAAAVADK
- the bpifcl gene encoding bactericidal permeability-increasing protein is translated as MSLPQETLVSHNMRLFLAVIVLITPTSGETPAVHVSLTDKALHYGAYVGAQWMTDKLKDVSIPDISGEIYILFDNLHYTLMGITIENVEFPEPSVEFYPGRGLDTSVSDVSVTLTGGWITRFGLIQDGGTFQMIVFDTDVTFAVQLGRGVGGHPFVTSVNCEAHVGGVDMQFRGGASWIFQPFVSKYRDRVRGEIEDKICPQLKESIIMLDYRLQVFGVSIDVNKDLTLDLGLTDDPVIDVSSLNVGLKGVIYSIKTHAEPPSEPQPFSLAEQPDSMLTLGVSEFTLNSASYAYYSAGLLQILLNDSMIPSYSPVHLNTSSFGAFIPQLPKMYPGLLMNLQLYAREVPVVSFQPGLVTLDLQGAVKAYAIQPTGAQIPLFTLNTDSKFSGKVWTAGGRLKGSAEMKNLTVTLEATEIGGFETAALENLARVGAKLAITKLNQRLGKGVELPRLKHAELTNTTLEVEMGFITISTDAQISLTEDSTD
- the LOC101062502 gene encoding vesicular inhibitory amino acid transporter-like → MAHLIRHKLTNKLTNAAHTVSNKSQAKVSGVFARLGFQAATDEEGLGFAECDDLDYDYRQGMQMDVLQGDDEGGRMEGEGEFEGDSHYQRDGAGRRPSSMKTGGSLDEDKPRITTWDAGWNVTNAIQGMFVLGLPYAILHGGYLGLFLIIFAAVVCCYTGKILIACLYEENEDGIKERVRDSYVDVANACCAPRFPTLGGHVVNVAQIIELVMTCILYVVVSGNLMYNSFPGFPVSQKAWSVVATIALLPCAFLTNLKSVSKFSLLCTVAHFIINVMVIAYCLSRAREWAWEKVKFYIDVKKFPISIGIIVFSYTSQIFLPSLEGNMQKPSEFHCMLEWSHIAACVLKGLFALVAYLTWADTTKEVITDNLPSTIRAVVNIFLVAKALLSYPLPFFAAVEVLEKSFFQDGGRALFPDCYGPGGKLKSWGLGLRIALVVFTMLMAVFVPHFALLMGLTGSLTGAGLCFLLPSLFHLKLQWRNLLWHHVFFDVAIFVIGGICAVSGFIHSIEGLIEAFRDNIPD